Proteins encoded in a region of the Gallalistipes aquisgranensis genome:
- a CDS encoding zinc-dependent metalloprotease produces MKRPIPAALTALSVLLSGCLVVLPADGRAAARKKGKAGTEASAPKKLTPYEKLFKDKRVTTARGFMTLHMFEGNKLYIELPDSLLNREMLIGTTIEESSDPGEGFAGQQPCEPLHVVFTRTDSTVYLRRVRSNVLAGGDSAVFRAVRRSNIDPVIAAFLVKCSAPDGASVIEATSFFVSGDPAMRPHDPYGINSFGGFLATTVKYVPGCSLLSGVEAFRDNVSVLSSISFTLSSRFGNYVINQNRPFTALARRSIMLLPRETMMPRLCDARIGTIPVGYMMYSDREQEAKEVYYAARWNLKPADSAAFARGEATDPLRPIVFYIDDTFPAGWGDAIRQGVERWNAVFEKIGYRNAVRAVPYPRADPAFDPNDVKFSCIKYAYTMGEVPSSSVRIDPRSGEILGATIYIPHNISSRIRTDLFVQLGAADPDARRVKMSPGLFRRALGAAVTREVGACLGLADNFAGSCCVPVDSLRSPSYTQRYGLSASIMDQLPYNMVARPGDKERGVALIHTAPGVYDEYAVDWLYRPVAGAGTPEEEIPELDRRIAVRRGDPMCLYTPSPVSVALDPRAMPYNLGDDPVKAVGYELENYAYVMAHADGWIGQEDADYVFRSLVQASVMTQLYYAFVNVSANMGGIYMNEKYEGDTLPSHVSVPRDVQRRALRFLLERLEDMSWLDNDRLNKDVVEVVSLGDYCQDMLSTVVFKSLSTLDLSASKSDDPYTQDEAMEDLYGYILRDVASGRESTDANIAMQHLLLIDVIRSAGVMPQTRRRAAAFADAPGNPGDPWGLRSGALFFRYPGLGVRLSDRWRDGVEGVLPMRRVEYMVQPAVDYKRYGMLLRMKELYEGALRTGASERMKNHYRYMLLAIGRALKVE; encoded by the coding sequence ATGAAAAGACCGATTCCTGCGGCATTGACCGCCCTTTCCGTTCTGCTTTCGGGGTGTCTCGTCGTACTTCCCGCCGACGGCCGTGCTGCCGCGCGGAAAAAGGGAAAGGCGGGGACGGAGGCTTCCGCCCCGAAAAAACTCACTCCCTACGAAAAGCTGTTCAAGGACAAGCGGGTGACTACGGCCCGCGGTTTCATGACGCTGCACATGTTCGAGGGAAACAAACTCTATATCGAGCTGCCCGATTCGCTGCTGAACCGGGAGATGCTGATCGGGACGACCATCGAGGAGAGCTCCGATCCGGGCGAGGGATTTGCCGGACAGCAGCCCTGCGAGCCGCTTCACGTGGTCTTCACCCGGACCGATTCGACCGTCTACCTGCGGCGTGTGCGTTCCAACGTGCTGGCCGGGGGTGACAGCGCCGTGTTCCGGGCCGTACGCCGGAGCAATATCGACCCGGTGATCGCCGCTTTCCTTGTGAAGTGCAGCGCCCCGGACGGAGCTTCCGTTATCGAGGCCACTTCGTTTTTCGTGAGCGGCGATCCGGCGATGCGCCCTCACGATCCTTACGGTATCAACAGTTTCGGGGGATTCCTGGCCACGACCGTCAAGTATGTGCCCGGCTGTTCGCTGTTGAGCGGTGTGGAGGCTTTCCGCGACAACGTTTCCGTGCTCAGTTCGATTTCGTTCACCCTCTCGTCCCGGTTCGGGAACTATGTCATCAACCAGAACCGTCCCTTTACGGCGCTGGCCAGGCGGTCGATCATGCTGCTGCCCCGGGAGACGATGATGCCCCGCCTGTGCGACGCCCGTATCGGGACGATTCCCGTGGGATACATGATGTACAGCGACCGCGAGCAGGAGGCTAAAGAGGTCTACTATGCCGCGCGGTGGAATCTGAAGCCCGCCGATTCGGCCGCTTTCGCCCGGGGTGAGGCGACGGACCCCCTCCGCCCGATCGTTTTCTATATCGACGATACGTTTCCCGCCGGCTGGGGCGATGCGATCCGGCAGGGCGTGGAGCGTTGGAACGCGGTGTTCGAGAAAATCGGGTATCGGAACGCGGTGAGGGCCGTTCCCTATCCCCGTGCCGATCCCGCCTTCGATCCGAACGACGTGAAGTTTTCCTGTATCAAGTATGCCTATACGATGGGTGAAGTGCCTTCCAGCTCCGTGCGGATCGACCCCCGCAGCGGAGAGATTCTCGGTGCCACCATCTACATTCCCCACAATATCTCTTCGCGGATTCGTACCGACCTGTTCGTGCAGTTGGGAGCGGCCGACCCCGATGCCCGCCGTGTGAAGATGTCGCCCGGGCTGTTCCGCCGTGCGCTGGGGGCGGCCGTGACGCGGGAGGTGGGGGCCTGTCTCGGTCTTGCCGACAATTTCGCCGGTTCATGCTGTGTGCCGGTCGATTCGCTTCGTTCGCCCTCCTATACGCAGCGCTACGGCCTTTCGGCTTCGATCATGGACCAGCTACCCTATAACATGGTCGCCCGGCCGGGTGACAAGGAACGTGGCGTGGCGTTGATCCACACGGCTCCCGGAGTGTACGACGAGTATGCGGTCGACTGGCTGTACCGTCCCGTCGCCGGGGCGGGAACGCCCGAAGAGGAGATTCCCGAGCTGGACCGCCGCATCGCCGTCCGGCGGGGCGATCCGATGTGCCTCTACACGCCGTCCCCCGTTTCCGTTGCACTCGATCCCCGGGCCATGCCCTACAATCTGGGCGACGATCCGGTGAAGGCGGTCGGATATGAACTGGAGAACTATGCCTATGTAATGGCCCATGCCGACGGTTGGATCGGGCAGGAGGACGCCGACTATGTTTTCCGTTCGCTCGTTCAGGCGAGCGTGATGACTCAGCTCTACTACGCCTTCGTCAACGTGTCGGCCAACATGGGAGGAATCTACATGAACGAAAAGTACGAGGGCGATACGCTTCCGTCCCATGTCTCCGTGCCGCGCGATGTACAGCGCCGGGCTCTCCGTTTCCTGCTGGAGCGGCTGGAAGATATGTCGTGGCTCGATAACGACCGGCTCAACAAAGACGTGGTGGAAGTGGTCTCGCTGGGTGATTACTGTCAGGACATGCTGAGCACGGTGGTGTTCAAGAGTCTCTCTACGCTCGACCTGAGCGCTTCGAAATCGGACGACCCCTACACGCAGGACGAGGCGATGGAAGACCTTTACGGGTACATTCTGCGGGATGTGGCTTCGGGCCGCGAATCGACCGATGCCAACATCGCCATGCAGCACCTGTTGCTGATCGACGTCATTCGCAGTGCGGGCGTCATGCCCCAGACACGCCGGAGGGCGGCCGCCTTTGCCGATGCGCCGGGAAATCCCGGCGATCCGTGGGGCCTGCGTTCGGGTGCGCTCTTTTTCCGCTATCCGGGGCTGGGCGTGCGGTTGTCCGACCGGTGGAGGGACGGCGTCGAGGGGGTGCTGCCGATGCGCCGGGTCGAATATATGGTGCAGCCTGCGGTCGACTACAAGCGTTACGGTATGCTGCTCCGGATGAAGGAACTCTACGAAGGGGCTCTCCGTACCGGCGCTTCCGAACGCATGAAGAACCATTATCGGTATATGCTGCTGGCTATCGGCCGTGCCCTCAAGGTGGAGTAG